The Gemmobacter sp. DNA window AGACCGTTCATGCAGGCTGACGATCACCCCATCGAGGTTATCCTTGCCGAAGGCCGCCGGTTCATGGTGCCGCTCTATCAGCGGAAATACCAATGGCACGACTTTCAACTCCTCCCCTTCTGGCAAGACGTCGAGGCCAAGGCGATCGAGGTGCTGGAGGGCGAAAGCAAGTTTCAGCACTACATGGGTGCGCTGATCCTTGCCCCCATCGGCGAGGCGGCTCAGATCGGCGTTACGCCAAAGGTGCAGATCGTTGACGGGCAACAGCGGCTGACCACGTTTCAACTGTTCCTCGCGGCATTGCGCGAAGTGGCAAAGACCCATGGGCACAGCGATGTTGCAGCTCATGTAGGCGGCTATCTGTTCAACAACCTGAAAACCAAAGACACAGACAAGCTGACCCGGTTCAAGCTGACGCCGACGCCTTCAGACCAGAAGGTGTTCCATGACATCATGGACAAGGACTACCGGGCGATCCGGACGCAGTATGCCGCCAATTACTGGGGGCGCAGCGTGCCGAAGAACACGCCGTTTCGGGCGCTGCGGGCCTATGATGAGTTCTATCAGCTGATCAACCGCTTTGCCCAGTTCGGGTCCGCCGAGATGATGGTGGACGACGACGCGCCGGACGCCTTGGATACAATCGCGGATGAGACCGATACGACTGAGGCCATCGGCACCCGGTTGGAGGCGATGCTGACCGCCGTGCTGAACCGTATGAAGTTGGTCGTTATCACGTTGGGCGAAGGCGACGACGCGCAGGTGATCTTTGAGACGTTGAATTCAAAGGGCGAGCCGTTGCTGGCGATGGATCTGGTGCGCAACAACATCTTTTACCGCGCTGAGAAGGAACAAGCCGAGGTCGAAGATCTTTATAAGACCCTTTGGGATCCGTTTGACCACGCCTGGTGGCGCGAGGCGGCCCCCTTTGCACGCCCCACACGTCCTCGGATCGACCACTTCCTTGCCCACGTGTTGGCCGCGGAAACGGGCGACAAGATTTCCATGCGCGAGCTATACGCGGAATACCGTGCCTTCGCGGTGCCGAAAGGCCGCCCTCGGTTTCAGCAGGTCGAGGACGAATTGCGCGTGTTGGGAAAATATGCCCCGATGTATGAAACGCTTGAAGGGCGGATTGCAGAGGATGCCGACTTGCACTGGTTCGGGCGCAAGTTGTCCGCCTGGCAGGTCACCACGGCGTATCCCATTGCCATGCAGATCAGCGCCAGCAGAATTGCCGATGCCGAGAAGCGCACCCTTTTTCGTCTGATCTATTCCTATGTAGTGCGCCGTGCCTTGTCCGGCTTGACGGCGAAAAACCTGAACCGTGTGTTCCAAAGCTTGTCACAGGTGTTCGTGGAAAAAGGCGCCAGCGTTGGCGCTTTGCAGGAGTTCTTTGCAAAACGGCCAGGCGACAGCACAAGGTTTCCAGATGAAAAAGAATTTCGCGATGGGCTGCTAACCAAGGCAGCCTACACTCTGGCTCCGAACACCCGGATCAAAGATGTGCTCTGGGAGTTGGAGCTCGCCAGTCGGTCGAGGTTCGCCGAAGAGATACCAATGCCTGCCGGGCTGTGGACAGAACATGTCCTTCCTCAATCATGGACTGAGGCTTGGCCATTCGAGGAGGGTGCGTTCGTCGAACGGTTCTCCGGCAACCCGAAGGCGAAAGCCCGAGACACGATCGTGCAAACCCTTGGCAACCTCACTCTGTTGACGGGCGGTTTGAACATCTCGGTCGGGAACAAGGGGTTCTTGGAGAAGCGCGCAAAGTTGGAAGAGCACACCGGGCTTTTTCTGAACAAGTGGTTCCTGAAGCTGGATCAGTGGGACGAGGTCGCGATTACCGCACGCGGAGAGGTGCTGGCAGATATGGCGGTAAAAATCTGGCCCGCCCTGCCAAAGCTAAGCAACCAAACTGAAGAAGGCACATCTCTATGAACACCGCCCCTATCGTTTCCAAGGTTTGGAGTTTTTGCACCACCCTGCGGGATGATGGTGTGGGGTATGGCGATTATCTGGAGCAGTTGACCTATCTGATCTTCCTGAAGATGGCCGACGAATATGGGCGGCCGCCCTATAGCCGTGACATCGGCATCCCGGCGGGGTTCGACTGGACCAGCCTGACCACCCGGCGCGGTGCGGATCTGGAGGCGCACTATGTCGCCCTGCTGCGCAAGCTTGGCGAACAGCGGGGCATGCTGGGGCAGATTTTCACCAAGTCGCAGAACAAGATCACCGACCCGGCAAAGCTGTTTCGCCTGATCGACATGGTGGACGGCACGAAATGGGTGATGCTGGGTGCCGACGTGAAGGGCGACATTTATGAGGGGCTACTGGAGCGCAACGCTGAAGATACGAAATCTGGCGCGGGGCAGTATTTCACGCCGCGCGCATTGATCCGGGCGATGGTTGCCTGCATGCGCCCAGAACCCGGCCAGACCATCGCCGATCCAGCCTGTGGCACGGGCGGCTTTTTCTTGGCTGCGCATGACTACCTGACCAACCCTGCGCATTTCGCCCTCGACAAGGATCAAAAGACATTCCTGAAGCACGACACCTTTGTCGGGAACGAAATCGTGGCCGGCACAAGGCGGCTGTGCCTGATGAACATGTTCCTGCATGGGATCGGCGAGATGACAGGCGAAAGCCTTGTGTCCCCCGCAGACGCACTGATTTCGGCTCCCTCAAAGGGTGTCGATATCGTGCTTGCAAACCCGCCGTTCGGCAAGAAAAGCTCGATGAGTTTCACAAATGCCGAGGGCGAGCAGGAGACTGAGGACCTGACCTATAACCGTCAGGACTTTTGGGCGACGACATCGAACAAGCAGCTGAACTTTGTGCAGCACATCCGGGCCATGCTGAAAACCACTGGACGGGCGGCCGTTGTTGTGCCCGACAACGTATTGTTCGAGGGCGGCGCCGGCGAAGTGATCCGGCGCAAACTTTTGCAGAACACCGACCTGCATACGATCCTTCGACTGCCAACGGGCATCTTTTATGCTCAGGGCGTGAAGGCCAATGTGATCTTTTTCGACAACCGGCCCGCTAGCCCCGACCCGCAGACCGGGCAAGTCTGGTTCTACGATTACCGCACGAACGTTCATCACACCCTGAAACAAAAGCCACTATCCGAGTCGCATCTGGAAGATTTCATAGCCAGCTATAATCCTGCTGCCAGACATGATCGCAAGGCGACATGGTCGGAAGAGACGCCCGATGGCCGCTGGCGCGCCTTTTCGCGGGACGAACTGCTACAACGCGACAAGGCTAGCCTTGATCTCTTCTGGCTCAAGGACGCGACGATGACCGACCTCGACAATCTGCCGGAACCCGATGTTCTGATGTCTGAAATCATGGAAAATCTTGAGGCGGCGATGGAACAATTCGCGGCGGCAAGAAGGGCCTGAAAAATACGCCCGCCTATCCGCACCTGCTTTAGGACCATACATGATCCTCTATAAGACGATTGCTTTGCAGTTTGGGCGCTTCCTCGAGACTGGGCGGCCCGGCAATGAATTTGATCTCGTGGGCCGCAACGTTCCTACCGAAGAAACCCGCGTCAATCGGCGGACAATCCTTACCGAGCTTGGGGGAGCTCGCAAATACCTGCTCGACCACCGCGCCGCAAACTATCTTGACAGCTTGCGCATGGATGTACAGGGCATGCCTTGGGAGACTCGACAAGAGTCAGAGATCGAAGCCTATGTCCGCGAGGTAGATTTTCCGCGCGAACTTGTCTGGGTTGAATATGACGCCCGACAACTCTGGATGGACCGCGTTGCCAGGGGTCTGACCACCATGGCGCGTCTTGACCTCCGGCACTTCTCCCAACGAGGCTTCTTGTTCGACAACCGGTCGGACGACGCAATGACCGTGCGGCTCTTTAACGGTATGATGGACCGCAGTTTCATAGAGCCGCTGGCAACTCTTGTTCTCAAAAAGTCGGGTGGTCGCCCGGAGTTCACCGACGCAGTTTGGCAACCCCAGATGAACGTCTTGATGGCGCATGCTCGAGGCGACACGGATGAGCATGTCAAGGACGTGCAAGCTTTGCTCGAAGAACACAAAGGGCACGTCAGCTATGAGTTGGTGATCGGCTTCATGATGTTCGCTGCCTTAGCCGCGCGCGAGGATGATCTTCTGTCGTAAGCGTCCGGTCTAACCGCTATCCGTTCCAGTGCCACGGGAGCAGATCGTCGACCTTGGTGATCTTGTAGTCTGGGATGCGAGCGAGGGTGTCGGCGAGCCAGGCGTGGGGATCTACGGCGTTGAGCTTGGCCGTTTCGATGAGGGTGTAGGCGATGGCGGCGGCTTTGCCGCCCGCTTCAGATCCAACGAAGAGGTAGTTCTTCCGGCCGAGGGCAATGGCACGCATGCCCCTCTCGGCCGGGTTATTGTCCAGTTCCAGAGTGCCGTGTTGCAGATAGGGGCGCAGGCGCTCCATTCGGGTCAGGGCATATCGAATGGCTGCTGCGAGCGGGGATTTTCCCGAGATCGTGGTGAGTTGCATGGCCAGCCATCGCTCCAGATGATCGAAGACTGGAGTGGCATGGGCGCGCCGCAATTCGACACGGCGGTCGGGCGGAGATCCCCGGGCCTCTTTCTCGACGGCATAGAGTTGCGCAATCCGGCTTATGGCTTCCTCGGCGATGGGGGAGCCCTGGGATCTGTGGACGTCAACGAACTTGCGCCTGACATGGGCCATGCAGGCGACCTCACGGATGGCGCCAGAGCGGTAGAGATCCTCGAACCCGGCGTAGCCGTCGGCGTGCATCCAGCCGCGGTATCGTGCAAGGTGGTCCTTGGGGTGCTGGCCCTTTCGATCCCCGGAGAACCGATACCAGGCGGCGGGAGGAGCCTGACCGCTCCAGGGTCGCTCGTCGCGGGCGTAAATCCACAACCGTGCGGTCTGGGTCTTGCCGGTGCCGGGGGTGAGCATGCTGATGGGCGTGTCATCCGCAAAGATCGCCTCTGCCGACAGGACATGGCGCCCGATGGCCTCTGCGAGGGGTTCCAGCAGGGCCGTGGATTTGCCCACCCAGTCTGCCAGGGTGGAGCGATCCAGATCGAGGCCGTCGCGGTCGAAGATCTGGCTCTGGCGATACAGGGGAAGATGGTCGGCATATTTGCTAACCAGCACGTGGGCGAGCAGGCCTGGCCCTGGGCGGCCGCGCTCGATAGGGCGCGAGGGCAGCGAGGCTTGCACAAAGCGTTCGCAGCACGAGCAGGTCAGCCGAGGGCGGACGATCCGGTTCACAATGAAGCGGCCCGGCACATACTCCAGCTCTTCCGTCACATCCTCGCCGATCCGGCGCAGGCGGCCGCCGCAATCGGCACAGGCCTCGGCGCCCGGGGTCAGTTCGACCTCCATCCGGGGAATGTGGTCCGGGATCGGGCGGCGCTTGGGTTTGTCCTTCTCTTCGATGTCCGGCAGCTTCATCCGTGCCGTCATCGCGGCCGCGGCAATCTCGCTGGTCTCGAGTGCCAGCTGGAGCTGATCCGCCGTCTCGGACGATGCCCCGAACCGGTGCGCCCTGTGCCCTGCCAGCTGATGTCGCAGCTTCTCGATCAGGATCGCCTGCGCCTTGACCTCCGCCAGAAGCCGTGCGGTGAAGCCGCGCAGCTCCTCGGGATCGTCCGGCAGAATTGGGTTCTCTTCGAGCATACGGCGAGCTTATCCCACTGTATTACCTGTGGGAATCCTTCTCTCGTGGAGCGGTCGATTATCCCGCGGCCAGAGGTCGCCACGTTCGTTCCGGGGCCCGCCAATCGATCCCCTCCAAGAGCATCGACAGTTGCGCAGGCGTCAGCGCTACCTTCCCCTCTGTGGCCGCGGGCCAGACGAAGCAACCACGCTCCAATCGCTTCATGAACATGCAGGCACCTTGGCCATCCCACCAAATGACCTTCACGAGGTCACCTCGGCGCCCCCTGAATACGAAGAGATGCCCCGCGAAGGGGTCCTGCTTCAGCACGCCCTCGGCCTGGGCCGCCAAGGCCGCAAAACCCTTGCGCATGTCGGTGAAGCCCGCCGACAGCCAGATCCGCGTGTTGGCTGGAACCGGGATCACGCCGTCAGCCCACGGATCAACCGGGCCAAGGCTTCCGGATCGTAGCTGCCGCTGATCCGCATCCGATGGCCGCCAGCAAGTTCGATCTCGATCTGGTTCTCGGTGGCTGGGGCTTCGACCGAAGAACTGGTCTCCGCAACAATCTCGACAGGCAGGAAGCAAGCCTCCTCTAACGACACCGGAGCCGAGGCACGATCGGGCGCAAAGCGCGGATCGCGCAGCCAGGTGAAGATCAGGTTCGCATTCACCGCGTAACGGCGAGCCACTTGGGCCACCGACACACCCGGCGTGGTCGTCTGGAAGCAGATCGACCGCTTCTCCTCGTCCGTCCAAAGCCGCTTCGTCCGACGAGCCACGCCATCACCATAGTGTCCACTATCGATCGTGGACACTATCCCGCACTCTCACGTCGCGGCAGAGCGGTCAGGCCGGACGCTTACCTTCTGTCCGAAGAAACACCAAGTCTTTCGCCGGAGCAGACGAAGACTGCCCGAAAGTTCGGCAAGACTTGGATGACGGAGACGCTCCGGTCCCATGTTACCATCCGCATCGGACCATCCGGCGAACGGCACCTCGTTGAGCGCGAAGCACGGCGTCAATTCGAAGCGGCCCGGGCTTCCGGCCGCGCGACACCGACCGAACACTGGGTGAGCGAGCATGAGCGGCGCTACTCCAGTGGTAAGGTCGTCCGAGTTCGTGGACACAAACGGGGCATTGCTGCGGACAAGACTTTGCCAATCAGAGTGGTTGGCCCGAAGTTAGAGCTCTGATCAGGAATGATTTTGCGCTGTGATTTCGGCCGTGTTGGGAGCGCCCGAGCAAAATTGAGTACTGGGCGCTGGCCGTTTCGAATAATTCGAATATTGCGCTTGCTTCGATTGCGTGGCACACCCATCTCTAGATGGACGCCGAACGGCGGCTCAGGAGGGCAAAATGGCAGCATTGCACAAGGAGCGGTTTTCGAACCGTCTTCCTACCAAGGTCGAGATCAACAACGCAGACCAACTTCGTCACATCATCGCTTCGCAGGTTACTGAGGGCCAACCAGTCGATCTCTCGCTCGCCGTCGACGGCGGCGAGACGCGCAACATCACTCTCATGCCGGCGCTCACCGATACCTTGCTGGATATTCTGCGCCTGATTTCAACTGGCCGCGGGTTTCGCATGATCCCGGTTGAAGCTGAGCTTACCACGCAGGAAGCGGCAGACATGCTGAACGTCTCCCGGCCCTTCCTGATCAAATTGCTCGAAAATGGCGACATCCCGTTCACAACGGTTGGTCGCCATCGACGTGTGCGGGCAGAGGATCTTTTTGCCTACATGGCCGAACGCGACCGGGCTCGATCCGATGCCCTGGCCGAACTTGCGGGGCTGGACGCGGAGGGCGACCTGATTTGAGCGGCCCGATGAACCGATATGCCGCCATCATTGATGCTTGCGTCCTTGGAGGTGGCCTCAAGCGGAACATCATTCTGAGTCTGGCTGAGGCTGGCTTGTTTCGGCCGTACTGGTCCGCGCGCATTCTGGACGAGACTGAAAAGGCGATCTTTGCGATCTCCAAAGGTACTGCTGATCCTGGGCGTCAGCGCCGTGCGATCGAGCAGGCATTTCCAGAGGCGATGGTGTTTCCAAACCCTGGCCCGGACCTGATCGGCTTGTTGCCCGATCCCGGCGATGAGCATGTTTTGGCAGCCGCCATCGCAGCCCGCTGCGATACGCTGGTCACCGACAATCTCAAGGATTTCCCTCAAGGGATCCTTGATCGGTGGGGCATCGAAGTCATGTCGCCCGACGATTTCATCACCAACGCGATGGATTTGGATCATGCGGTCGCGATTGGCGCGCTGCGAGACATGCGCGCCCGGCTGAAAGATCCGAAGTACACCGTTTCGGCATTGGTGTTGAAGCTCGAAGGGCAAGGTTTACTGCAAACAGCCGATTTCTTGCGTGAGTATGAGAATTTAATTTGAACAGCTCCATGGCCCCAAAGTTGTTTGTCCATCAAGGAGTTGACGCAACATGACCCTCTCCGGGTGGGTATCACGGCGCGATCATTTGGATGCTGAATTACCGAGAGGAGACTTCAGGTTCATCGCTCTTGATGTCGAGACGGCCTGCAGTGACGCCGCCAGCATTTGCCAGATTGGCATAGCCTGCGTCCGGCCGGACAATCGGATTGAAACTTTCGCAACCCTTGTGAACCCACGCATGCGGTTCAGCAGCTTCAATATCCAACTTCATGGCATCGGGCCGCAGCACGTTGCCGATGCACCAGACTTTCGCACGGCTTTTTCTCGTCTCTCACCACTCCTTTCGCGGCACCATCTCATTCAGCACAGCAGTTTTGACAAACGTGCGATCCATGCTGCTTGCGCGTCCACGGCTCAAGACGCGACGGACTGGACGTGGGGTGACAGCGTAAAAATTGCGCGTCGAGCATGGCCGGAGTTTGTTGGCAATGGTGGGCACGGACTTGGGCATTTGAAAAGGCAACTCGGTCTCACTTTCGAACATCACGATGCTGGCGAAGATGCCAAAGCCGCTGCGACGGTTGTCTTGCTCGCGGAAGAACGGTTGGCGATGAGCTTTGATGAAATCCTCGCAGCTCGAACCTCAAGGAAGCCCGTGGTGTGAACGAACTGCACCTTTGGTGGCAGCAAATGATGCAAAGTGCTCACTGCGACGCTATGATGCGGCCGGCACGTGTTCAAACCCGTCACGCTTCCCGGTGACCAACATCGAGCATAAAAGATTGCGGGAAGTGGTTAAGCTGACGTCGCTTGCAACTTGATGGCCGCTTCCAGGGCAGGCTCAGTGACGAACCGAAGTTTATAGCCTTCAACGATAAGTTCTTTGGCGCGCTCGATCTTCGTACCAAAATGCGTCGTGCGCCAATTTTTGGATGCGGTAGACGAGACGACGACATAGTCGGTTTTCCGGGTCGTGGTCTTGGCGACCTCTCCGCCGCAGCGTTCAATTTCCGTGATTATGAAGTCGCGGGTGCCCATTCGCATGGGGCCGGTGAGGACAACGCACGCGCCTTTAAGCGTGATATGGGCTGCATCTCGGATAGGTTCATCGAGCTCAGCTGTGTTTCCAATGTTCGGAATCCCGGTGTCTACGTAGCCATCGCCAACCAAGAGGGCGATCCAGGCGCGAACCTCTTCCGATTCCTCTTCTGTGAGGATTTTGTCTGCCAAGGCTGCCTCGAGCGCACGCCACAAATCGCGAAACGCCACGGACGAAGACAGCACCATGCTATCGTGGAAACGCGATAGCATTGCCTCAGCTTCGGCCTTTAGGATCACGCCGTCGCAGACGATCCCCGCGCAGAAACCAAGAAACTCGTTCACTTCGTCGCGCTCAGAGTAAGGTGCCGCCGACTG harbors:
- a CDS encoding DUF262 domain-containing protein; amino-acid sequence: MQADDHPIEVILAEGRRFMVPLYQRKYQWHDFQLLPFWQDVEAKAIEVLEGESKFQHYMGALILAPIGEAAQIGVTPKVQIVDGQQRLTTFQLFLAALREVAKTHGHSDVAAHVGGYLFNNLKTKDTDKLTRFKLTPTPSDQKVFHDIMDKDYRAIRTQYAANYWGRSVPKNTPFRALRAYDEFYQLINRFAQFGSAEMMVDDDAPDALDTIADETDTTEAIGTRLEAMLTAVLNRMKLVVITLGEGDDAQVIFETLNSKGEPLLAMDLVRNNIFYRAEKEQAEVEDLYKTLWDPFDHAWWREAAPFARPTRPRIDHFLAHVLAAETGDKISMRELYAEYRAFAVPKGRPRFQQVEDELRVLGKYAPMYETLEGRIAEDADLHWFGRKLSAWQVTTAYPIAMQISASRIADAEKRTLFRLIYSYVVRRALSGLTAKNLNRVFQSLSQVFVEKGASVGALQEFFAKRPGDSTRFPDEKEFRDGLLTKAAYTLAPNTRIKDVLWELELASRSRFAEEIPMPAGLWTEHVLPQSWTEAWPFEEGAFVERFSGNPKAKARDTIVQTLGNLTLLTGGLNISVGNKGFLEKRAKLEEHTGLFLNKWFLKLDQWDEVAITARGEVLADMAVKIWPALPKLSNQTEEGTSL
- a CDS encoding class I SAM-dependent DNA methyltransferase encodes the protein MNTAPIVSKVWSFCTTLRDDGVGYGDYLEQLTYLIFLKMADEYGRPPYSRDIGIPAGFDWTSLTTRRGADLEAHYVALLRKLGEQRGMLGQIFTKSQNKITDPAKLFRLIDMVDGTKWVMLGADVKGDIYEGLLERNAEDTKSGAGQYFTPRALIRAMVACMRPEPGQTIADPACGTGGFFLAAHDYLTNPAHFALDKDQKTFLKHDTFVGNEIVAGTRRLCLMNMFLHGIGEMTGESLVSPADALISAPSKGVDIVLANPPFGKKSSMSFTNAEGEQETEDLTYNRQDFWATTSNKQLNFVQHIRAMLKTTGRAAVVVPDNVLFEGGAGEVIRRKLLQNTDLHTILRLPTGIFYAQGVKANVIFFDNRPASPDPQTGQVWFYDYRTNVHHTLKQKPLSESHLEDFIASYNPAARHDRKATWSEETPDGRWRAFSRDELLQRDKASLDLFWLKDATMTDLDNLPEPDVLMSEIMENLEAAMEQFAAARRA
- the tnpC gene encoding IS66 family transposase, translating into MLEENPILPDDPEELRGFTARLLAEVKAQAILIEKLRHQLAGHRAHRFGASSETADQLQLALETSEIAAAAMTARMKLPDIEEKDKPKRRPIPDHIPRMEVELTPGAEACADCGGRLRRIGEDVTEELEYVPGRFIVNRIVRPRLTCSCCERFVQASLPSRPIERGRPGPGLLAHVLVSKYADHLPLYRQSQIFDRDGLDLDRSTLADWVGKSTALLEPLAEAIGRHVLSAEAIFADDTPISMLTPGTGKTQTARLWIYARDERPWSGQAPPAAWYRFSGDRKGQHPKDHLARYRGWMHADGYAGFEDLYRSGAIREVACMAHVRRKFVDVHRSQGSPIAEEAISRIAQLYAVEKEARGSPPDRRVELRRAHATPVFDHLERWLAMQLTTISGKSPLAAAIRYALTRMERLRPYLQHGTLELDNNPAERGMRAIALGRKNYLFVGSEAGGKAAAIAYTLIETAKLNAVDPHAWLADTLARIPDYKITKVDDLLPWHWNG
- the tnpB gene encoding IS66 family insertion sequence element accessory protein TnpB (TnpB, as the term is used for proteins encoded by IS66 family insertion elements, is considered an accessory protein, since TnpC, encoded by a neighboring gene, is a DDE family transposase.), whose product is MIPVPANTRIWLSAGFTDMRKGFAALAAQAEGVLKQDPFAGHLFVFRGRRGDLVKVIWWDGQGACMFMKRLERGCFVWPAATEGKVALTPAQLSMLLEGIDWRAPERTWRPLAAG
- the tnpA gene encoding IS66-like element accessory protein TnpA, coding for MSTIDSGHYGDGVARRTKRLWTDEEKRSICFQTTTPGVSVAQVARRYAVNANLIFTWLRDPRFAPDRASAPVSLEEACFLPVEIVAETSSSVEAPATENQIEIELAGGHRMRISGSYDPEALARLIRGLTA
- a CDS encoding helix-turn-helix domain-containing protein produces the protein MAALHKERFSNRLPTKVEINNADQLRHIIASQVTEGQPVDLSLAVDGGETRNITLMPALTDTLLDILRLISTGRGFRMIPVEAELTTQEAADMLNVSRPFLIKLLENGDIPFTTVGRHRRVRAEDLFAYMAERDRARSDALAELAGLDAEGDLI
- a CDS encoding PIN domain-containing protein codes for the protein MNRYAAIIDACVLGGGLKRNIILSLAEAGLFRPYWSARILDETEKAIFAISKGTADPGRQRRAIEQAFPEAMVFPNPGPDLIGLLPDPGDEHVLAAAIAARCDTLVTDNLKDFPQGILDRWGIEVMSPDDFITNAMDLDHAVAIGALRDMRARLKDPKYTVSALVLKLEGQGLLQTADFLREYENLI
- a CDS encoding exonuclease domain-containing protein; translated protein: MTLSGWVSRRDHLDAELPRGDFRFIALDVETACSDAASICQIGIACVRPDNRIETFATLVNPRMRFSSFNIQLHGIGPQHVADAPDFRTAFSRLSPLLSRHHLIQHSSFDKRAIHAACASTAQDATDWTWGDSVKIARRAWPEFVGNGGHGLGHLKRQLGLTFEHHDAGEDAKAAATVVLLAEERLAMSFDEILAARTSRKPVV
- a CDS encoding BRCT domain-containing protein — protein: MSLSDRAQPRVMAQDVDVDQLQKGANDRKREVYWIGFLQGALSSKRIESGEEDAILAEADKFVEFFEDPDAADLAEDIRARCFSGQNDFMTALENVIKEKRSEIQSAAPYSERDEVNEFLGFCAGIVCDGVILKAEAEAMLSRFHDSMVLSSSVAFRDLWRALEAALADKILTEEESEEVRAWIALLVGDGYVDTGIPNIGNTAELDEPIRDAAHITLKGACVVLTGPMRMGTRDFIITEIERCGGEVAKTTTRKTDYVVVSSTASKNWRTTHFGTKIERAKELIVEGYKLRFVTEPALEAAIKLQATSA